In Ascaphus truei isolate aAscTru1 chromosome 12, aAscTru1.hap1, whole genome shotgun sequence, the following are encoded in one genomic region:
- the HRAS gene encoding GTPase HRas — protein MTEYKLVVVGAGGVGKSALTIQLIQNHFVDEYDPTIEDSYRKQVVIDGETCLLDILDTAGQEEYSAMRDQYMRTGEGFLCVFAINNTKSFEDIHQYREQIKRVKDSDDVPMVLVGNKCDLPARTVETRQAQDLARSYGIPYIETSAKTRQGVEDAFYTLVREIRQHKLRKLNPPDESEKGCLTCKCVLS, from the exons ATGACGGAGTATAAGCTGGTGGTGGTGGGTGCAGGAGGTGTTGGGAAGAGCGCGCTGACCATCCAACTCATACAGAACCACTTTGTGGATGAGTATGATCCCACCATAGAG GACTCGTACAGAAAGCAGGTGGTTATAGATGGAGAAACCTGTCTCCTGGACATCTTGGATACAGCTGGTCAGGAGGAATACAGTGCAATGCGGGATCAGTACATGAGGACTGGAGAGGGCTTTCTATGCGTCTTTGCCATAAACAACACAAAATCCTTTGAGGATATTCACCAGTACAG GGAGCAGATTAAACGAGTGAAGGACTCCGATGATGTCCCCATGGTACTGGTGGGGAACAAGTGTGACCTCCCTGCCCGAACGGTGGAGACACGTCAAGCGCAGGATCTGGCCAGGAGTTACGGGATCCCCTACATCGAAACCTCGGCCAAAACCAGACAG GGAGTAGAGGATGCCTTTTACACGTTGGTGAGAGAGATTCGGCAGCACAAGTTACGTAAGCTGAACCCACCCGACGAGAGTGAGAAGGGCTGCCTGACCTGCAAATGCGTTCTATCCTGA